In one window of Zingiber officinale cultivar Zhangliang chromosome 11A, Zo_v1.1, whole genome shotgun sequence DNA:
- the LOC122032261 gene encoding uncharacterized protein LOC122032261 isoform X1: MAQVRSDAESGNGGKQRGKRLRSRSYLRWPTFLKSSRDRAAAPPVQDGRVEENRPLPTHLVVMVNGIVGSAADWKYAAKQFGKRHPENIMVHCSESNYSTLTFHGVDVMGERLAKEVMSIVASKPFLQKISFVGHSLGGLVARYAIGILCESAVPKFSPEKHGTSEYHPAGVKSVDEKIDGKIAGLEPINFITFATPHLGLRFHKQIPILQGSYKLEKWAYRTCWILGRSGKHQFLRDQDDGKLPLLVQMVNDCGNLQFMSALQSFKRRVAYSNVCFDFIVGRKTSSIRRQHELPKRQDFMKNSQYPHIVYVEKPTTFDTPKMDFLATTKELRTINDMEDAMIDGLNRVPWERVDVSFRGSKQRFFAHSTIQVKTYLINSDGSDVIFHMIDNFLL, from the exons ATGGCGCAAGTCAGGTCGGATGCGGAGAGCGGAAATGGGGGAAAGCAGAGAGGAAAGAGGCTGCGGTCGCGGTCTTACCTCCGTTGGCCTACTTTCCTCAAATCGTCCCGGGATCGAGCAGCCGCGCCTCCCGTGCAGGATGGACGGGTAGAAGAAAATCGTCCACTCCCGACGCATCTGGTGGTGATGGTCAATGGCATCGTCGGAAG TGCTGCAGATTGGAAGTATGCTGCCAAACAATTCGGGAAAAGACACCCAGAGAATATTATGGTGCACT GCAGTGAATCTAACTACTCAACATTGACTTTCCATGGAGTTGATGTAATGGGAGAACGATTAGCAAAAGAG GTTATGTCAATAGTTGCTAGCAAGCCTTTTCTTCAAAAGATATCATTTGTGGGGCACTCACTTGGGGGTTTGGTTGCAAGATATGCAATTGGTATATTATGTGAGAGTGCAGTACCAAAATTTAGTCCAGAAAAACATGGTACATCTGAATATCATCCTGCAGGAGTGAAGTCTGTGGATGAAAAAATTGATGGCAAGATTGCTGGACTTGAGCCAATCAATTTTATCACTTTTGCAACGCCTCATCTTGGGTTAAGATTTCACAAACAG ATTCCAATCCTTCAAGGTTCCTATAAGTTAGAAAAGTGGGCATACCGAACCTGTTGGATTCTTGGAAGATCTGGAAAGCATCAATTTTTAAGAGACCAAGATGATGGAAAACTTCCTCTTCTGGTTCAGATGGTCAATGACTGTGGAAATCTTCAATTCAT GTCTGCTTTGCAATCTTTTAAGCGCCGCGTTGCATACTCGAATGTTTGCTTTGACT TCATCGTTGGAAGGAAGACATCATCAATACGGCGTCAACATGAGCTTCCTAAG CGCCAAGATTTCATGAAAAATAGCCAATATCCACACATTGTTTATGTCGAAAAACCGACAACTTTTGATACCCCTAAGATGGATTTTCTGGCAACCACCAAAGAATTGAGGACTATTAATGATATGGAAG ATGCAATGATTGATGGTTTGAATAGAGTTCCTTGGGAAAGAGTAGATGTTAGCTTCCGTGGAAGTAAACAGAGGTTTTTTGCTCACAGTACCATACAG GTGAAGACCTACTTGATAAATTCAGATGGTTCAGATGTTATATTCCACATGATCGATAATTTTCTCTTGTAG
- the LOC122032261 gene encoding uncharacterized protein LOC122032261 isoform X5 — protein sequence MGERLAKEVMSIVASKPFLQKISFVGHSLGGLVARYAIGILCESAVPKFSPEKHGTSEYHPAGVKSVDEKIDGKIAGLEPINFITFATPHLGLRFHKQIPILQGSYKLEKWAYRTCWILGRSGKHQFLRDQDDGKLPLLVQMVNDCGNLQFMSALQSFKRRVAYSNVCFDFIVGRKTSSIRRQHELPKRQDFMKNSQYPHIVYVEKPTTFDTPKMDFLATTKELRTINDMEDAMIDGLNRVPWERVDVSFRGSKQRFFAHSTIQVKTYLINSDGSDVIFHMIDNFLL from the exons ATGGGAGAACGATTAGCAAAAGAG GTTATGTCAATAGTTGCTAGCAAGCCTTTTCTTCAAAAGATATCATTTGTGGGGCACTCACTTGGGGGTTTGGTTGCAAGATATGCAATTGGTATATTATGTGAGAGTGCAGTACCAAAATTTAGTCCAGAAAAACATGGTACATCTGAATATCATCCTGCAGGAGTGAAGTCTGTGGATGAAAAAATTGATGGCAAGATTGCTGGACTTGAGCCAATCAATTTTATCACTTTTGCAACGCCTCATCTTGGGTTAAGATTTCACAAACAG ATTCCAATCCTTCAAGGTTCCTATAAGTTAGAAAAGTGGGCATACCGAACCTGTTGGATTCTTGGAAGATCTGGAAAGCATCAATTTTTAAGAGACCAAGATGATGGAAAACTTCCTCTTCTGGTTCAGATGGTCAATGACTGTGGAAATCTTCAATTCAT GTCTGCTTTGCAATCTTTTAAGCGCCGCGTTGCATACTCGAATGTTTGCTTTGACT TCATCGTTGGAAGGAAGACATCATCAATACGGCGTCAACATGAGCTTCCTAAG CGCCAAGATTTCATGAAAAATAGCCAATATCCACACATTGTTTATGTCGAAAAACCGACAACTTTTGATACCCCTAAGATGGATTTTCTGGCAACCACCAAAGAATTGAGGACTATTAATGATATGGAAG ATGCAATGATTGATGGTTTGAATAGAGTTCCTTGGGAAAGAGTAGATGTTAGCTTCCGTGGAAGTAAACAGAGGTTTTTTGCTCACAGTACCATACAG GTGAAGACCTACTTGATAAATTCAGATGGTTCAGATGTTATATTCCACATGATCGATAATTTTCTCTTGTAG
- the LOC122032261 gene encoding lipid droplet phospholipase 1-like isoform X2 — protein sequence MAQVRSDAESGNGGKQRGKRLRSRSYLRWPTFLKSSRDRAAAPPVQDGRVEENRPLPTHLVVMVNGIVGSAADWKYAAKQFGKRHPENIMVHCSESNYSTLTFHGVDVMGERLAKEVMSIVASKPFLQKISFVGHSLGGLVARYAIGVKSVDEKIDGKIAGLEPINFITFATPHLGLRFHKQIPILQGSYKLEKWAYRTCWILGRSGKHQFLRDQDDGKLPLLVQMVNDCGNLQFMSALQSFKRRVAYSNVCFDFIVGRKTSSIRRQHELPKRQDFMKNSQYPHIVYVEKPTTFDTPKMDFLATTKELRTINDMEDAMIDGLNRVPWERVDVSFRGSKQRFFAHSTIQVKTYLINSDGSDVIFHMIDNFLL from the exons ATGGCGCAAGTCAGGTCGGATGCGGAGAGCGGAAATGGGGGAAAGCAGAGAGGAAAGAGGCTGCGGTCGCGGTCTTACCTCCGTTGGCCTACTTTCCTCAAATCGTCCCGGGATCGAGCAGCCGCGCCTCCCGTGCAGGATGGACGGGTAGAAGAAAATCGTCCACTCCCGACGCATCTGGTGGTGATGGTCAATGGCATCGTCGGAAG TGCTGCAGATTGGAAGTATGCTGCCAAACAATTCGGGAAAAGACACCCAGAGAATATTATGGTGCACT GCAGTGAATCTAACTACTCAACATTGACTTTCCATGGAGTTGATGTAATGGGAGAACGATTAGCAAAAGAG GTTATGTCAATAGTTGCTAGCAAGCCTTTTCTTCAAAAGATATCATTTGTGGGGCACTCACTTGGGGGTTTGGTTGCAAGATATGCAATTG GAGTGAAGTCTGTGGATGAAAAAATTGATGGCAAGATTGCTGGACTTGAGCCAATCAATTTTATCACTTTTGCAACGCCTCATCTTGGGTTAAGATTTCACAAACAG ATTCCAATCCTTCAAGGTTCCTATAAGTTAGAAAAGTGGGCATACCGAACCTGTTGGATTCTTGGAAGATCTGGAAAGCATCAATTTTTAAGAGACCAAGATGATGGAAAACTTCCTCTTCTGGTTCAGATGGTCAATGACTGTGGAAATCTTCAATTCAT GTCTGCTTTGCAATCTTTTAAGCGCCGCGTTGCATACTCGAATGTTTGCTTTGACT TCATCGTTGGAAGGAAGACATCATCAATACGGCGTCAACATGAGCTTCCTAAG CGCCAAGATTTCATGAAAAATAGCCAATATCCACACATTGTTTATGTCGAAAAACCGACAACTTTTGATACCCCTAAGATGGATTTTCTGGCAACCACCAAAGAATTGAGGACTATTAATGATATGGAAG ATGCAATGATTGATGGTTTGAATAGAGTTCCTTGGGAAAGAGTAGATGTTAGCTTCCGTGGAAGTAAACAGAGGTTTTTTGCTCACAGTACCATACAG GTGAAGACCTACTTGATAAATTCAGATGGTTCAGATGTTATATTCCACATGATCGATAATTTTCTCTTGTAG
- the LOC122032261 gene encoding lipid droplet phospholipase 1-like isoform X3, producing the protein MVHCSESNYSTLTFHGVDVMGERLAKEVMSIVASKPFLQKISFVGHSLGGLVARYAIGILCESAVPKFSPEKHGTSEYHPAGVKSVDEKIDGKIAGLEPINFITFATPHLGLRFHKQIPILQGSYKLEKWAYRTCWILGRSGKHQFLRDQDDGKLPLLVQMVNDCGNLQFMSALQSFKRRVAYSNVCFDFIVGRKTSSIRRQHELPKRQDFMKNSQYPHIVYVEKPTTFDTPKMDFLATTKELRTINDMEDAMIDGLNRVPWERVDVSFRGSKQRFFAHSTIQVKTYLINSDGSDVIFHMIDNFLL; encoded by the exons ATGGTGCACT GCAGTGAATCTAACTACTCAACATTGACTTTCCATGGAGTTGATGTAATGGGAGAACGATTAGCAAAAGAG GTTATGTCAATAGTTGCTAGCAAGCCTTTTCTTCAAAAGATATCATTTGTGGGGCACTCACTTGGGGGTTTGGTTGCAAGATATGCAATTGGTATATTATGTGAGAGTGCAGTACCAAAATTTAGTCCAGAAAAACATGGTACATCTGAATATCATCCTGCAGGAGTGAAGTCTGTGGATGAAAAAATTGATGGCAAGATTGCTGGACTTGAGCCAATCAATTTTATCACTTTTGCAACGCCTCATCTTGGGTTAAGATTTCACAAACAG ATTCCAATCCTTCAAGGTTCCTATAAGTTAGAAAAGTGGGCATACCGAACCTGTTGGATTCTTGGAAGATCTGGAAAGCATCAATTTTTAAGAGACCAAGATGATGGAAAACTTCCTCTTCTGGTTCAGATGGTCAATGACTGTGGAAATCTTCAATTCAT GTCTGCTTTGCAATCTTTTAAGCGCCGCGTTGCATACTCGAATGTTTGCTTTGACT TCATCGTTGGAAGGAAGACATCATCAATACGGCGTCAACATGAGCTTCCTAAG CGCCAAGATTTCATGAAAAATAGCCAATATCCACACATTGTTTATGTCGAAAAACCGACAACTTTTGATACCCCTAAGATGGATTTTCTGGCAACCACCAAAGAATTGAGGACTATTAATGATATGGAAG ATGCAATGATTGATGGTTTGAATAGAGTTCCTTGGGAAAGAGTAGATGTTAGCTTCCGTGGAAGTAAACAGAGGTTTTTTGCTCACAGTACCATACAG GTGAAGACCTACTTGATAAATTCAGATGGTTCAGATGTTATATTCCACATGATCGATAATTTTCTCTTGTAG
- the LOC122032261 gene encoding putative lipase ROG1 isoform X4, which produces MAQVRSDAESGNGGKQRGKRLRSRSYLRWPTFLKSSRDRAAAPPVQDGRVEENRPLPTHLVVMVNGIVGSAADWKYAAKQFGKRHPENIMVHCSESNYSTLTFHGVDVMGERLAKEVMSIVASKPFLQKISFVGHSLGGLVARYAIGILCESAVPKFSPEKHGTSEYHPAGVKSVDEKIDGKIAGLEPINFITFATPHLGLRFHKQIPILQGSYKLEKWAYRTCWILGRSGKHQFLRDQDDGKLPLLVQMVNDCGNLQFMSALQSFKRRVAYSNVCFDFIVGRKTSSIRRQHELPKIS; this is translated from the exons ATGGCGCAAGTCAGGTCGGATGCGGAGAGCGGAAATGGGGGAAAGCAGAGAGGAAAGAGGCTGCGGTCGCGGTCTTACCTCCGTTGGCCTACTTTCCTCAAATCGTCCCGGGATCGAGCAGCCGCGCCTCCCGTGCAGGATGGACGGGTAGAAGAAAATCGTCCACTCCCGACGCATCTGGTGGTGATGGTCAATGGCATCGTCGGAAG TGCTGCAGATTGGAAGTATGCTGCCAAACAATTCGGGAAAAGACACCCAGAGAATATTATGGTGCACT GCAGTGAATCTAACTACTCAACATTGACTTTCCATGGAGTTGATGTAATGGGAGAACGATTAGCAAAAGAG GTTATGTCAATAGTTGCTAGCAAGCCTTTTCTTCAAAAGATATCATTTGTGGGGCACTCACTTGGGGGTTTGGTTGCAAGATATGCAATTGGTATATTATGTGAGAGTGCAGTACCAAAATTTAGTCCAGAAAAACATGGTACATCTGAATATCATCCTGCAGGAGTGAAGTCTGTGGATGAAAAAATTGATGGCAAGATTGCTGGACTTGAGCCAATCAATTTTATCACTTTTGCAACGCCTCATCTTGGGTTAAGATTTCACAAACAG ATTCCAATCCTTCAAGGTTCCTATAAGTTAGAAAAGTGGGCATACCGAACCTGTTGGATTCTTGGAAGATCTGGAAAGCATCAATTTTTAAGAGACCAAGATGATGGAAAACTTCCTCTTCTGGTTCAGATGGTCAATGACTGTGGAAATCTTCAATTCAT GTCTGCTTTGCAATCTTTTAAGCGCCGCGTTGCATACTCGAATGTTTGCTTTGACT TCATCGTTGGAAGGAAGACATCATCAATACGGCGTCAACATGAGCTTCCTAAG ATTTCATGA